In the Pseudanabaena sp. PCC 7367 genome, one interval contains:
- the cbiM gene encoding cobalt transporter CbiM → MHISEGYLPTAAWMGSYAVTGLTTWFSLRQIHKLPDPSAGVPKAALLTAAFFIASSIKIPLPPSSVHLLLYGLLGITLGYYAFPALLVGLFLQAVIFQHGGLTTLGINAAIAGLPTLLFYHVFQLRHARFWRHLFPRSIVTSGFGFLAGFGSIALAVALMYVVLIATMPAGANTTTERANIMSVLVAAHMPLMLLEGVFTAMVASFLERVYPSLLQPGRWGNIGDRQPSR, encoded by the coding sequence ATGCACATCTCTGAAGGCTATTTGCCCACAGCAGCTTGGATGGGTAGCTATGCGGTTACTGGGCTTACCACCTGGTTTTCACTGCGACAGATCCACAAATTACCCGATCCTTCGGCGGGAGTGCCCAAAGCTGCCCTCCTAACCGCTGCTTTCTTTATTGCTTCGTCGATCAAAATTCCGCTACCCCCCAGTAGTGTGCATTTATTGCTATATGGGCTGCTGGGAATCACGTTGGGCTATTATGCTTTTCCGGCGCTCCTGGTGGGGTTATTTTTGCAAGCGGTGATCTTTCAGCATGGCGGTTTGACTACGCTGGGCATAAATGCGGCGATCGCGGGTCTGCCTACCTTGCTGTTCTATCATGTGTTTCAATTGCGCCATGCCCGATTCTGGCGGCATCTATTCCCCCGATCGATCGTGACCAGCGGGTTTGGTTTTTTGGCTGGATTCGGTAGCATTGCCCTGGCGGTGGCGCTGATGTATGTGGTGTTAATTGCCACGATGCCCGCCGGTGCGAATACCACTACGGAGCGGGCTAATATTATGTCGGTGCTGGTGGCGGCGCATATGCCATTGATGTTGTTGGAAGGGGTATTTACAGCAATGGTGGCTAGTTTTTTGGAGCGGGTTTATCCTAGCCTGTTGCAGCCTGGCAGATGGGGCAACATTGGCGATCGGCAACCCAGCCGCTAA
- the cbiM gene encoding cobalt transporter CbiM: protein MHISDGYLPAQAWAGGYALTGLLTWHSLRQIEKEPDPTANIPKAALLAAVFFLASSFKLPLPPTSVNPLLNGLLGIMLGYYAFPAILVGLFFQAAMFQHGGLTTLGLNALTAGIPALLVYHLFQLKYVLRLKNQIWDGLFGFAAGFLGVALTTIFIFGLLLGAVAVGDRSALDINGLLSSLVIAHIPLMLAEGVFTALVAIFLGKVKPDLLMRLPKRRFTTEEQSLK from the coding sequence TAACCGGATTGCTTACCTGGCATTCTTTGCGCCAAATCGAAAAGGAACCCGATCCCACCGCAAATATTCCCAAGGCGGCTTTATTGGCAGCGGTATTTTTTCTGGCCTCTTCATTCAAACTGCCCCTGCCCCCCACCAGTGTTAATCCTCTGCTCAATGGCCTGCTGGGGATCATGCTGGGTTATTATGCTTTCCCAGCGATCTTAGTTGGTTTGTTTTTCCAGGCGGCCATGTTTCAGCATGGTGGATTAACTACCCTGGGCTTAAATGCCCTGACTGCCGGGATTCCCGCTTTATTGGTCTATCATTTGTTTCAGCTTAAATATGTATTGCGGCTCAAAAATCAAATTTGGGATGGGCTGTTTGGCTTTGCGGCTGGATTTCTGGGCGTTGCACTCACAACTATTTTTATATTTGGCCTGTTGTTGGGGGCTGTGGCCGTGGGCGATCGCTCTGCGTTGGACATAAACGGCTTATTATCTAGTCTGGTAATTGCCCATATTCCACTGATGCTGGCAGAAGGGGTTTTCACCGCGCTGGTGGCGATCTTCCTGGGCAAAGTAAAACCAGATTTATTAATGCGATTGCCTAAGCGTAGATTTACCACCGAAGAACAGAGCTTAAAATAA
- a CDS encoding ABC transporter permease: MSNRLKALLYYVLTRLLLAPLMLWTIASLVFLLMRATPGDPVDAILGPRAPTAVKDALREQLGLSGSLWDQYLHYLNNLIHFDLGTSLTTRGQATWEIIQSFFPATAELAIYSMVVAASIGLGVGILAAVKADTGWDLGGRLFGIITYSLPLFWIGMLLQLTLSVQLGWFPIGTRFPATLPPPDAITGLYTLDALLQGNWHQFITSCHYLILPAFSLGIVLSGIFERIVRVSLQETLRSDYVEAAIARGINSRSVLINHALKNAMIPVVTILGLTFAAVLGGAVLTEVTFSWPGLANRLFRALVGRDYPVVQGIVVFFAAIVVTISIAIDIINAWIDPRIRY, from the coding sequence ATGTCTAATCGGCTCAAAGCCCTTTTATATTACGTTTTAACCCGATTGCTCCTTGCACCATTGATGTTGTGGACGATCGCCAGCCTGGTGTTTTTATTAATGCGGGCTACCCCAGGTGATCCCGTCGATGCGATCCTGGGGCCTCGCGCCCCTACGGCAGTTAAGGATGCATTGCGCGAACAATTGGGGCTTTCCGGTAGCCTGTGGGATCAATATCTCCACTACCTCAATAATTTAATTCACTTTGACCTGGGCACCTCCCTGACTACCCGTGGCCAAGCCACCTGGGAGATCATTCAATCTTTTTTCCCAGCTACCGCAGAGCTAGCGATCTACAGCATGGTGGTGGCGGCTTCGATCGGTCTGGGGGTGGGTATTCTGGCCGCAGTTAAAGCAGATACAGGCTGGGACTTGGGCGGTCGCTTGTTTGGCATTATTACTTATTCCTTGCCACTGTTCTGGATTGGTATGTTGTTGCAGCTTACTTTGTCGGTGCAACTGGGCTGGTTCCCGATCGGTACGCGCTTCCCAGCCACCCTGCCGCCACCAGATGCAATCACTGGCTTATATACCCTTGATGCGCTGCTACAGGGGAACTGGCACCAATTTATCACCAGTTGTCATTATTTGATTTTGCCTGCCTTTAGTCTGGGAATTGTCCTCAGCGGCATTTTTGAACGGATTGTGCGGGTTAGTTTGCAAGAAACATTGCGATCGGACTATGTGGAAGCAGCGATCGCCAGGGGCATAAATAGTCGATCGGTTTTAATTAACCATGCCCTCAAGAATGCCATGATTCCGGTGGTGACAATTCTGGGCTTAACCTTTGCGGCGGTTCTTGGTGGCGCAGTGCTAACCGAGGTTACCTTTTCCTGGCCTGGTTTGGCTAATCGCCTGTTTCGAGCCCTGGTCGGCCGTGATTACCCAGTGGTGCAGGGGATTGTGGTGTTTTTTGCGGCGATCGTGGTCACAATCAGCATTGCGATCGATATTATTAACGCCTGGATCGATCCACGCATTCGTTATTAG